One Lemur catta isolate mLemCat1 chromosome 15, mLemCat1.pri, whole genome shotgun sequence genomic window carries:
- the LOC123620214 gene encoding LOW QUALITY PROTEIN: olfactory receptor 1A1-like (The sequence of the model RefSeq protein was modified relative to this genomic sequence to represent the inferred CDS: deleted 1 base in 1 codon), protein MTKLIYERSNQSSTLEFILLGINGQQEPDFFCFFLLFFFSFSFFLFVYPITLIGNVLIILAIYSDIHLHNSMYFFLANLSLVDIFFSPVSIPKMIASHLLGSKVISFGGCLTQKYFMLAMANTDSHMLAVTAYDRAVAISCTLHYTIVSPKSCVLLLVGSWMVGNTNSLPHTLLTASLSFCGNHEVANFYRDIASLLKLSCSDIHLNVKMTYLGVGVFSVPLLCIVISYIWFFSTVLGVPSTTGVLKAFSTCGSHLRVVSLYNGIIMGMYLCPLTRYSLKDAVITVTYMAVTPKLNRFISSLRNRDTKAARWKLFSKRISSCRVRARVGDCNMHLKVRPQHHQSESEYPLSTFDLLRESSVCSLLLARHLGPSSKETHFLILPDQKENLGCKAPTEEKCGLMPCWQWVDLLYIFWGDWSPVWAMVNSS, encoded by the exons ATGACTAAATT AATCTATGAGAGAAGTAATCAGTCATCAACCCTGGAATTTATCCTCCTGGGAATTAATGGTCAACAGGAACCAgatttcttctgcttctttcttctcttcttcttctccttctccttcttcttatTTGTTTACCCCATCACACTGATTGGAAATGTGCTCATCATCTTGGCCATTTACTCTGACATTCACCTTCACaactcaatgtat tttttccttgccaacCTCTCTTTGGTTGACATCTTCTTCTCACCTGTAAGCATCCCTAAGATGATAGCCAGCCATCTCTTGGGCAGCAAAGTCATCTCCTTTGGAGGATGCCTAACACAGAAGTATTTCATGCTTGCCATGGCTAACACAGACAGCCATATGTTGGCTGTGACTGCATATGATCGAGCTGTGGCCATCAGCTGCACACTCCACTACACAATTGTGAGTCCAAAGTCTTGTGTCCTGCTACTTGTTGGGTCTTGGATGGTTGGAAACACCAATTCCCTCCCCCACACTCTGCTCACAGCTAGTCTGTCCTTCTGTGGCAACCACGAAGTGGCCAACTTCTACCGTGACATTGCCTCTTTGCTCAAGCTGTCCTGTTCTGACATCCACCTTAATGTGAAGATGACGTACCTGGGGGTTGGTGTTTTCTCTGTGCCACTGTTGTGCATTGTTATCtcttatatttggtttttttccacaGTCTTAGGGGTTCCATCCACCACGGGTGTGCTCAAAGCCTTCTCCACTTGTGGTTCTCACCTCAGAGTTGTTTCTTTGTATAATGGGATAATCATGGGCATGTATTTATGTCCTCTGACTAGGTACAGTCTAAAGGATGCAGTGATAACTGTGACGTACATGGCAGTGACCCCAAAGTTAAATCGTTTCATCTCTAGTCTGAGAAATCGGGACACGAAGGCTGCCCGGTGGAAACTCTTCAGCAAGAGGATCTCCTCATGCCGGGTGAGGGCTCGCGTCGGAGACTGCAACATGCACTTGAAAGTCCGCCCTCAAC ATCACCAATCTGAAAGTGAATATCCACTGAGCACTTTCGATCTTCTTCGTGAAAGCAGCGTGTGCAGTCTGCTTCTGGCCCGCCACCTGGGCCCCTCCTCCAAGGAAACACActttctgattttg CcagaccaaaaagaaaatctgggatGCAAGGCTCCAACAGAAGAGAAATGTGGGCTGATGCCATGCTGGCAGTGGGTGGACCTGCTCTACATCTTCTGGGGAGACTGGAGCCCAGTGTGGGCCATGGTCAACTCGAGCTGA